One region of Bactrocera neohumeralis isolate Rockhampton chromosome 5, APGP_CSIRO_Bneo_wtdbg2-racon-allhic-juicebox.fasta_v2, whole genome shotgun sequence genomic DNA includes:
- the LOC126758471 gene encoding dihydropyrimidine dehydrogenase [NADP(+)]-like, with protein sequence MAPPALLSKEIPDIESLMALNPRVKSMCSAVPTAETKINKRHWKRNTDRNPTGCSKLLNNFEDVKHTTLSERGALKEAARCLKCADAPCQKSCPTQLDIKSFITSIANKNYYGAAKAIFSDNPLGLTCGMVCPTSDLCVGGCNLQASEEGPINIGGLQQFATEIFKEMGVRQIVPPNVKPLPQPNKKIALLGGGPASLSCATFLARLGYKDITIYEKRAYLGGLSSSEIPQYRLPVDVVNFEIRLVKDLGVKFELNRSLSTNDLTVTGLLSAGHDALFLGIGLPEPNVDPVFGGLDESMGFYTSKNFLPSVSAGSKPGLCACKASQALPQLSGNVIVLGAGDTAFDCATSAWRCGAKRVFVIFRRGTTGMRAVPEEVELAREEWCEFLPFLAPSKVVVKDNKIRAMEFYRSEIDDNGKLIVDKEQPTTLKADFIISAFGSGLNDPEIIDALKPVELDHWNLPKVNPKTMQTSVPQVFCGGDLGGQANTTVESVNDGKIAAWSIHCQLQGLPLDTPAELPLFYTEIDNVDLSVDLVYERTDKETGKKEKHTLKFPNPFGLASAPPTTSAAMCRRAFEQGWGFVVTKTFGLDKDLVTNVSPRIVRGTTSGYNYGPQQGAFLNIELISEKRAEYWYRSIRELKRDFPDQVVIASIMCAAIEEDWKEMATKAEECGSDALELNLSCPHGMGESGMGLACGQVPDLVEKISRWVSETVKIPVFIKMTPNITDIVEIAAAAHRGGAAGVSAINTVQGLMSLKADATAWPAIGTEKRTTYGGVSGNATRPMALKAISSIANKLPGFPILGIGGVDSGEVALQFLQAGASVVQVCSAVQNQDFTLIEDYATSLKALLYLRANPPPYCGQLWDGQSPPTPKHQKGKPVVHLTGDDNKTLGFFGPYKKEREQKLYEERVKNGPLWNVKSETAVAPADDAPKPAYRINEVIGGALERIGAYKKLDNTQQKVALIDDDMCINCGKCYMTCNDSGYQAIQFDADTHIPHVTDDCTGCTLCVSVCPIIDCITMVPKKIPHIIKRGWGENTPVFAHALSPMQ encoded by the exons ATGGCACCACCGGCTTTACTCAGCAAAGAGATACCCGATATCGAG AGCCTGATGGCCTTGAATCCTCGTGTCAAGTCGATGTGCTCCGCCGTGCCAACAGCCGAAACGAAGATCAACAAGAGGCATTGGAAGCGCAACACTGACCGCAATCCAACC GGCTGCTCGAAGCTACTCAATAACTTCGAAGACGTTAAGCACACTACACTCTCCGAGAGAGGCGCTTTGAAAGAGGCAGCGCGTTGTTTGAAGTGCGCCGATGCGCCTTGTCAGAAATCATGCCCCACCCAACTGGATATCAAGAGCTTCATCACCAGTATTGCCAACAAGAATTACTATGGCGCTGCCAAGGCGATTTTCTCGGACAATCCACTCGGTTTGACTTGTGGCATGGTGTGCCCAACCAGCGACCTATGCGTTGGTGGTTGCAATTTGCAGGCATCGGAGGAGGGACCCATCAATATTGGTGGCTTACAGCAGTTTGCGACCGAAATATTCAAGGAGATGGGTGTGCGCCAAATAGTGCCACCAAATGTGAAGCCACTGCCGCAACCCAATAAGAAAATCGCTTTGTTGGGCGGTGGTCCCGCTTCACTTTCATGTGCCACATTCTTGGCGCGCTTGGGTTATAAGGACATTACGATTTATGAGAAGCGCGCCTATTTAGGTGGTTTAAGTTCATCGGAGATTCCACAATATCGCTTGCCCGTCGATGTGGTGAATTTTGAAATACGTTTGGTTAAGGATTTGGGTGTAAAGTTTGAGTTGAATCGCAGTCTGTCCACCAACGACTTGACAGTCACT GGCTTGCTTTCGGCAGGACACGATGCGCTGTTCCTTGGCATAGGATTACCTGAACCAAATGTGGATCCAGTGTTTGGTGGCTTAGACGAGTCTATGGGCTTCTATACGTCGAAGAACTTCTTGCCAAGTGTATCAGCGGGTTCGAAACCTGGCTTATGTGCTTGCAAAGCTAGTCAAGCCTTACCTCAGCTATCGGGTAATGTTATCGTTTTGGGCGCTGGTGATACCGCTTTCGATTGCGCCACTTCCGCTTGGCGCTGCGGTGCTAAGCGTGTCTTTGTCATCTTCCGTCGTGGCACCACTGGTATGCGTGCCGTGCCCGAAGAGGTAGAGTTGGCGCGTGAAGAATGGTGCGAATTTCTACCATTCTTGGCTCCCAGCAAAGTGGTGGTGAAGGACAATAAG ATTCGTGCTATGGAGTTCTATCGCTCTGAAATCGATGATAACGGCAAACTTATTgtggacaaagagcaacctacAACACTGAAGGCCGACTTTATTATATCAGCATTTGGTTCCGGTTTGAATGACCCAGAAATTATTGACGCCCTCAAACCAGTAGAGTTGGATCACTGGAACCTGCCCAAAGTGAATCCCAAGACTATGCAAACCAGCGTGCCACAAGTTTTCTGTGGTGGTGATTTAGGTGGTCAAGCAAATACAACTGTGGAATCGGTAAACGATGGAAAAATCGCCGCATGGAGTATTCACTGCCAACTACAAGGACTGCCATTAGATACGCCTGCAGAACTGCCACTTTTCTATACTGAAATCGATAATGTAGACCTATCCGTTGATTTAGTCTACGAGCGCACCGACAAGGAAACTGGTAAAAAGGAGAAGCACACACTCAAGTTTCCCAATCCATTCGGTTTGGCGTCAGCACCACCCACCACCAGCGCGGCGATGTGTCGGCGTGCGTTCGAACAAGGTTGGGGCTTTGTGGTTACCAAAACATTCGGTCTCGATAAGGACTTGGTCACCAATGTATCGCCACGTATCGTGCGTGGCACTACATCGGGCTACAACTATGGTCCGCAACAAGGTGCTTTCCTTAATATTGAGTTGATATCGGAAAAACGCGCCGAGTACTGGTATCGTTCGATACGTGAACTCAAGAGAGACTTTCCCGATCAGGTGGTCATCGCGAGCATAATGTGCGCCGCCATCGAAGAGGACTGGAAAGAAATGGCCACCAAGGCCGAGGAATGTGGTTCTGATGCACTTGAGTTGAATTTATCTTGCCCACATGGAATGGGTGAGTCCGGTATGGGCTTGGCGTGCGGTCAAGTACCCGATTTGGTGGAGAAAATTTCTAGATGGGTCAGTGAAACTGTAAAAATACCTGTCTTCATTAAAATGACACCCAACATCACGGATATTGTGGAAATTGCGGCTGCCGCGCATCGTGGTGGTGCCGCAGGTGTTTCAGCCATCAACACCGTACAAGGATTGATGAGCCTGAAAGCCGATGCAACGGCATGGCCAGCAATTGGCACGGAGAAGCGTACCACCTATGGTGGTGTGTCTGGTAATGCGACACGCCCAATGGCGTTGAAGGCGATTTCCTCCATTGCCAATAAATTGCCTGGTTTTCCCATACTCGGTATTGGTGGTGTAGACTCAGGGGAGGTGGCACTACAATTTCTACAGGCCGGCGCCTCGGTGGTGCAGGTTTGTTCTGCTGTACAAAATCAAGACTTTACACTTATCGAGGATTATGCAACCAGTTTGAAGGCTTTGTTGTATTTGAGAGCAAATCCACCACCATACTGCGGTCAATTGTGGGATGGACAATCACCACCAACACCCAAGCACCAAAAAGGCAAGCCCGTAGTGCACTTAACTGGGGATGACAATAAG ACCTTGGGCTTCTTTGGTCCATACAAGAAAGAACGCGAGCAAAAGCTTTATGAGGAGCGTGTCAAAAATGGTCCATTATGGAATGTCAAGTCCGAAACTGCTGTGGCACCTGCGGACGACGCACCTAAACCAGCTTACAGAATAAATGAAGTTATCGGTGGCGCCTTGGAACGCATTGGCGCCTACAAGAAGCTGGACAACACACAACAGAAAGTGGCTTTGATCGACGAT GATATGTGCATAAATTGTGGCAAGTGCTATATGACTTGTAATGACTCCGGCTACCAGGCCATACAATTCGATGCTGACACTCATATACCACATGTCACTGACGATTGCACCGGTTGCACACTTTGTGTCTCCGTGTGTCCAATCATCGACTGTATTAC CATGGTGCCAAAGAAGATTCCGCACATCATCAAACGCGGTTGGGGTGAAAATACTCCGGTGTTTGCGCATGCGCTTAGTCCAATGCAGTAA
- the LOC126758172 gene encoding scaffold attachment factor B1-like, with protein sequence MNSFSANENVLETCENHITNMWKLLQKDYEELCGISYLTDYKAEVEELEDQVFDIVYMLKRAKIFIRYEKHKQQLPKKVDVKPAFGETHPSLFDKTSTTKTGFIPGQSFTDKSGGRTFSTATTFVSNINDGNMSLGRHADNEQPTFQQQTLPKFKAAAQQLEKSTKTVAALKDTRTSKGGGSSSSKDERKCSKSDDDKSKRKDEKSGDKKDKDISEQKSSSNKTSQKDDKEKSSVNTSTKSSSTGKQTTLSRNLWVSGLSSLTRASDLKTIFSKYGKVIGAKVVTNTRTPGTRCYGYVTMSSTSDASRCIEHLHHTELHGRIISVEHTKNEIGSSTSVAKTREDTTKKE encoded by the exons ATGAATTCATTTAGCGCCAATGAAAATGTGCtagagacttgtgaaaaccacATTACGAATATGTGGAAGTTATTACAAAAGGATTATGAAGAACTATGCGGAATATCGTACTTAACAGATTATAAAGCGGAAGTGGAAGAGTTAGAAGATCAAGTATTTGACATAGTGTATATGTTAAAAAGagcaaaaattttcataagaTATGAAAAGCATAAACAGCAACTACCAAAGAAAGTTGATGTTAAGCCTGCTTTCGGAGAGACACATCCAAGTTTGTTTGATAAAACGTCTACGACCAAAACTGGATTCATTCCCGGTCAGAGTTTCACTGACAAAAGTGGAGGACGTACCTTCAGCACCGCTACCACATTTGTGTCCAATATTAATGATGGAAACATGTCGCTTGGGAGACATGCCGATAACGAACAACCGACATTTCAACAACAAACATTGCCGAAA TTTAAAGCAGCAGCTCAACAGTtggaaaaaagtacaaaaacggTTGCAGCTTTGAAGGACACAAGAACATCCAAGGGGGGTGGATCCAGCAGCAGTAAGGACGAACGCAAATGCAGCAAGTCTGATGACGATAAATCAAAGAGAAAAGATGAGAAGTCCGGCGACAAAAAGGATAAAGACATTAGTGaacaaaaatcatcttcaaacaAGACTTCGCAGAAGGATGACAAAGAAAAGTCTTCAGTAAATACATCTACAAAATCGTCGTCCACAGGAAAGCAGACAACACTTTCACGTAATCTTTGGGTATCCGGGTTATCTTCATTAACGAGAGCCAGTGAtctgaaaactatattttctaaatatggaAAAGTTATCGGAGCCAAGGTGGTCACCAACACCCGAACTCCGGGTACACGTTGTTATGGCTACGTAACAATGTCATCAACGTCGGATGCCAGTCGTTGCATTGAGCATTTGCATCATACCGAACTCCATGGACGAATAATATCAGTAGAGCACACTAAAAACGAAATCGGCAGCTCAACAAGTGTCGCCAAAACGCGTGaggatacaacaaaaaaagaatga